Genomic segment of Deferribacterota bacterium:
ATTAGAAGGGCTGAAACAGTTGATGACTATCTCGCAACCCTTGATTTCAGCAGTTTATAATATTAGCAAATTATTTAAATTATAATAAAATTTATAAAATTTGTGTTATTAATTGTTGTCGCTACTGCCTGAAACCCTCTCCCATTTTTGGGTTTTACATAATGGCCAAACTATACAGCCTTTAACCATTAAAATGTCTGGATTGTCTTTATTTAAATAAATGCTAACATTATATATCTTACCAGTCTCTGGATCTAATATTTTGCCATCTTCCCACTTGTCATCATCCTTCTCTAAACCATATACAAAATCTAAACCGATGATAGGTTTATTCTTAAATCTACCAGGACATTTCTTGCAAAGAGGTGGATATTCACCCATCTCATTTAATTCTTTAATCCTATTAGGTAACAACCTAACAACCTTGCCATATAATTTACCATCCTTTTTATATATCTTAACTATTGCCTCTGGTTTTTTTGTCCTTATATTATTAGTTTTCCACAAGCCAAATACACTTTTATCATCAGTGGCATATAAATAATTTGAAACAACAAATGTTATTAATATTATAAATAACTTTAAAATTAGCTTTTTTGACATATCCCTGAGAAATAAATACATAAATTTAATGCTTTTTCCGTTTCGCTACTAAATAATATAATAATTTTAATTCTTATTTAAATAAGCTTTATTTTTAAGATTATACAAATTTTTAAAAAAGAGATAGTCTGATTTTTCTATATGATTTTCAATCCAAAAGGCTAAAAAATTAAAAATATCAACAATTAAAACTTCATAATTATCTTTGCCTGCTAACTCTATAAATTCATTAATCTTATTTATAAACCAACAATGTTCACTTATATGCTTATATTTATTAGGATAATTAAAGTGATATAACAATTTTTCTTCTAAAGGAAATGATCCTCTGGCATAATCATATAAGTCATTTAAAATCTTCTTTATATCAACTTTTATGGTCTTTTGCTCAATTAGATTATATAAATCTAAAAAGATTCCAATTAATTTACTTTTTTGTTCATTAATCACATTAATATAATTATCTTTTGCTATAATCATAGAGATTGCCAATTATTTAAATTTCATAAGCTATATATTTATAATTGTTTATCCATTTTTAT
This window contains:
- a CDS encoding DUF2147 domain-containing protein; protein product: MSKKLILKLFIILITFVVSNYLYATDDKSVFGLWKTNNIRTKKPEAIVKIYKKDGKLYGKVVRLLPNRIKELNEMGEYPPLCKKCPGRFKNKPIIGLDFVYGLEKDDDKWEDGKILDPETGKIYNVSIYLNKDNPDILMVKGCIVWPLCKTQKWERVSGSSDNN
- a CDS encoding hemerythrin family protein, which translates into the protein MIIAKDNYINVINEQKSKLIGIFLDLYNLIEQKTIKVDIKKILNDLYDYARGSFPLEEKLLYHFNYPNKYKHISEHCWFINKINEFIELAGKDNYEVLIVDIFNFLAFWIENHIEKSDYLFFKNLYNLKNKAYLNKN